One Actinomycetota bacterium DNA window includes the following coding sequences:
- a CDS encoding NAD(P)/FAD-dependent oxidoreductase, translating into MAPKPDYDVIVVGAGFGGPVAAHGCASAGLDTLMLEKSVTPGDKVVSGLAIPFYAFLFGPAFIRDGNPPLERPIRKVVNHFIKGGETYATDKSLWLPPPFCLTYTAYCTPMCTWLADRATEAGAELRTRTAAVDVIMEGGKVKGVVTDQGEELRARVVIDAAGTQDGLALKAGLRKKLPPEAIELYMLWDYAMDKKDVDSTFGNSVEFFCAMPEEKITAPLGYGSTFYIFVYRESIHPGLGQFLVTEGKIPQVANLLEEYFQNFTSTVRRWRDDIAPKLELRAKMFDVCPIYAGLDRKVREMPVYGDGMLIIGDAAAMESAAFGDGVPNAWFSAAIAAEVATQAVRSKDTSAAALREYDRRVKAHGIISRSLSDTRRWDMRWALPGNDEREMRRRAHELFGRGVWRYRHITGQVLNEMKTVLARDPMVMAKWLSMFNRFNRNCETGYSDPLTDYGPAI; encoded by the coding sequence ATGGCGCCCAAACCGGACTACGACGTCATCGTTGTCGGGGCGGGCTTCGGGGGCCCCGTGGCCGCCCACGGCTGCGCCTCGGCCGGGCTCGACACCCTCATGCTGGAGAAGTCCGTCACCCCGGGGGACAAGGTGGTCTCCGGCCTCGCCATCCCCTTCTATGCCTTCCTCTTCGGCCCCGCCTTCATCCGGGACGGAAACCCTCCCCTCGAGCGGCCCATCCGCAAGGTGGTCAACCACTTCATCAAAGGCGGGGAGACCTACGCCACCGACAAGTCCCTGTGGCTTCCCCCGCCCTTCTGCCTCACCTACACCGCCTACTGCACGCCCATGTGCACCTGGCTGGCGGACCGCGCCACAGAGGCCGGGGCCGAGCTGCGCACCCGCACCGCGGCGGTTGACGTCATCATGGAGGGCGGCAAGGTCAAGGGGGTCGTCACCGACCAGGGAGAGGAGCTGCGGGCCAGGGTGGTCATCGACGCCGCCGGCACCCAGGACGGCCTGGCCTTAAAAGCCGGCCTGCGAAAAAAGCTCCCCCCCGAGGCCATCGAGCTCTACATGCTGTGGGACTACGCCATGGACAAAAAGGACGTGGACTCGACCTTCGGAAACAGCGTGGAGTTCTTCTGCGCCATGCCGGAGGAGAAGATAACCGCCCCCTTAGGGTACGGCTCCACCTTCTACATCTTCGTCTACCGCGAGAGCATCCACCCCGGGCTGGGGCAGTTCCTGGTCACCGAGGGGAAGATCCCCCAGGTGGCGAACCTGCTCGAGGAGTACTTCCAAAACTTCACCTCCACGGTCAGGCGCTGGCGGGATGACATCGCCCCCAAGCTCGAGCTGCGGGCGAAGATGTTCGACGTCTGCCCCATCTACGCCGGCCTCGACCGCAAGGTGCGCGAGATGCCCGTCTACGGGGACGGCATGCTCATCATAGGGGACGCCGCCGCCATGGAGAGCGCCGCCTTCGGGGACGGGGTGCCCAACGCCTGGTTCTCCGCGGCCATCGCCGCCGAGGTGGCCACGCAAGCCGTCAGATCCAAGGACACCTCGGCCGCGGCCCTGCGCGAATACGACCGGCGCGTAAAGGCCCACGGCATCATCTCGCGGAGCCTCTCGGACACCCGCCGCTGGGACATGCGCTGGGCCCTGCCGGGAAACGACGAGCGCGAGATGCGCCGCCGCGCCCACGAGCTCTTCGGCCGGGGGGTATGGCGCTACCGCCACATCACCGGCCAGGTCCTGAACGAGATGAAGACGGTGCTCGCCCGGGACCCCATGGTCATGGCCAAGTGGCTGAGCATGTTCAACCGCTTCAACCGCAACTGCGAGACCGGGTATTCGGACCCGCTGACGGACTACGGACCGGCTATATAG
- a CDS encoding AMP-binding protein, with protein MSGTEPKGQYDDVYASKPWLKSYDPHVPEFLDYDNKPFNVKFKEVAEKVGDNRALIYMDTILTFRDVDRLSNQLAAYFLKIGLQPDDVVGLHALNIPANYIGMVAVQKAGCVSTGISPLLTPYELEHQLNDSGAKAVLTMDLLFPALAAVADKCPFTTVIVAGTTDYMPGDFPPVQVQEVPGKTVISFMDAIADMPEDDVLVPRTMDDTIFIMYTGGTTGPSKGAVLTQRNFMANCQQTLTWADEPGCNGEVGISAFPMFHMAGLAMAAGLLQGGMGQICVPNPRDLDFIIGAIDKHKPTSLINVPTIFYELLKKPEFRALDFSNVGYCISGAAPFPPESIPDMESVVGENKFIELYGMTETSPVSVCNPRYGVKKVGSVGLPYPDTEFKLTDPETGETVPLGETGEICVRGPEVMKGYYNKPEETANAIRDGWMHTGDLGRMDEDGYVYVVDRLKDMVIVSGFKVFTRELDDELMKHPDVDMAASFGFPDPNRPGSERVIAAVVLKPGIEKSDEEREKILAYLKETVAPYKVPKVLEFMDTLPVSAVGKVLKRELKDLMRREMA; from the coding sequence ATGTCCGGCACCGAACCGAAAGGGCAGTATGACGACGTCTACGCCTCAAAACCTTGGCTCAAGAGCTACGACCCGCACGTCCCCGAGTTCCTCGATTACGATAACAAGCCCTTCAACGTGAAGTTCAAGGAGGTGGCGGAGAAGGTGGGGGACAACCGGGCCCTCATCTATATGGACACCATCCTCACCTTCAGGGACGTGGACCGCCTCTCCAACCAGCTGGCCGCCTACTTCCTGAAGATAGGCCTCCAGCCCGACGACGTGGTGGGCCTGCACGCCCTGAACATCCCGGCCAACTATATCGGCATGGTGGCGGTGCAGAAGGCGGGTTGCGTCTCCACGGGGATCAGCCCCCTGCTCACCCCCTACGAGCTGGAGCACCAGCTCAACGACTCGGGCGCCAAAGCCGTGCTCACCATGGACCTGCTCTTCCCGGCCCTCGCCGCGGTGGCCGACAAGTGCCCCTTCACCACGGTCATCGTGGCCGGCACCACCGACTACATGCCCGGGGACTTCCCCCCGGTGCAGGTGCAGGAGGTCCCCGGCAAGACGGTCATCTCGTTCATGGACGCCATCGCGGACATGCCCGAGGACGATGTCCTGGTCCCGCGCACCATGGACGACACCATCTTCATCATGTACACCGGCGGCACCACCGGACCCTCCAAGGGCGCGGTGCTCACCCAGCGCAACTTCATGGCCAACTGCCAGCAGACCCTCACCTGGGCGGACGAGCCCGGCTGCAACGGCGAGGTGGGCATCTCGGCTTTCCCCATGTTCCACATGGCCGGGCTGGCCATGGCCGCGGGCCTGCTGCAGGGGGGCATGGGCCAGATCTGCGTGCCCAACCCCCGCGACCTGGACTTCATCATCGGCGCCATCGACAAGCACAAGCCCACCTCACTCATCAATGTCCCCACTATCTTCTACGAGCTGCTGAAGAAGCCGGAGTTCCGGGCCCTGGACTTCAGCAACGTCGGCTACTGCATCAGCGGCGCCGCCCCCTTCCCGCCGGAGAGCATCCCGGACATGGAATCGGTTGTCGGCGAGAACAAGTTCATCGAGCTGTACGGCATGACCGAGACCTCGCCCGTAAGCGTCTGCAACCCGCGCTACGGAGTGAAGAAGGTGGGCTCGGTGGGGTTGCCGTATCCGGACACGGAGTTCAAGCTCACCGACCCCGAGACGGGGGAGACGGTGCCCCTGGGCGAGACGGGCGAGATCTGCGTGCGCGGACCGGAAGTGATGAAAGGCTACTACAACAAGCCCGAGGAGACCGCCAACGCCATCCGCGACGGCTGGATGCACACCGGCGACCTGGGGCGCATGGACGAGGACGGCTACGTTTACGTGGTGGACCGCCTGAAGGACATGGTCATCGTCTCGGGCTTCAAGGTCTTCACCCGCGAGCTGGACGACGAGCTGATGAAGCACCCCGACGTGGATATGGCCGCCTCCTTCGGTTTCCCCGACCCCAACCGGCCGGGCTCGGAGCGGGTGATAGCCGCGGTGGTGCTCAAGCCGGGCATCGAGAAGAGCGACGAAGAGCGGGAGAAAATCCTCGCCTACCTGAAGGAAACCGTTGCCCCCTACAAGGTGCCCAAGGTCCTGGAGTTCATGGACACCCTGCCGGTGAGCGCGGTGGGCAAGGTCCTCAAGCGCGAACTCAAGGACCTGATGCGCAGAGAAATGGCGTAG
- a CDS encoding 4Fe-4S binding protein, which yields MALTYEEWPGVEWVEGAGDYITIDPAKCDGCGNCTRVCLAKCFKITKKKAKVVNLDCCMECGACWYVCTPDAISFSWPPGGTGFRTLWG from the coding sequence ATGGCTTTGACCTACGAGGAGTGGCCCGGCGTGGAATGGGTGGAGGGCGCCGGCGACTACATCACCATCGATCCCGCCAAGTGCGACGGCTGCGGCAACTGCACCCGGGTGTGCCTGGCCAAGTGCTTCAAGATCACCAAGAAGAAAGCTAAAGTAGTCAACCTCGACTGCTGCATGGAGTGCGGGGCCTGCTGGTACGTTTGCACCCCCGACGCCATCAGCTTCTCCTGGCCCCCCGGGGGCACCGGTTTCAGGACCCTGTGGGGGTGA
- a CDS encoding DUF5719 family protein has product MPVIRLPGRGKTFLRNLFILLVTSVLLAAPGVALSAGAGAPDSVVATVTGTPVYPAAAQDSVRPGLAVPGPPAVSSGNGIAEELGLSRPYYAPEVEHASSPEGEGEEALERIAQRLPAELLPQSLLPRGKGAGGAAGEEGSSTTAEAESAPATEDGDFTAAGTGGWAALTRPYLPAADPSIYYGVSSYSGVLDGSGRMHFIYGKSRRTDISLPPDGAGFRLEYLQDILYCTYAGGAWDVPRNITSVSSPCSSTPVFYEVDDRGYLHIVFTAWIWGRDSTRPAGEYGAYQHEQENLWYRYISPDGFMSDPRRLTDFSGSWGLQGANFTLRGNRLCGVYTAVRNNETAPSSYRAVEGFVEGYLDAWQPAVQLAAWDFNDDPGQLQPQYWPSIDVSGMGGEVTVVYGVRTVSPILFTAKIDVYGCVRGAGAGAVWSTPRNISSAAGNEGWLPLFVFYRDGADFATACTFRMTMARDAAHPPREDAFLIYQYGGVWQAPANITRVAAQQDGSYFNLDLDSLQNLHFCYMVASYAWTGASWEPQGADLRYTRETGAGLSAPATILTYSHQRYFQEITMAMDRDGNSHVLFSAYMYDGVTTWNNNIGHATNAPGGDPGSFTPPTLIRPNTAYSIYGLTASAFPDGDVLASWFERGFDGGGNPVYGRMYSRHRDGDTWGDALVVSSVPGSSDILHVEAAYWPSHENTTMSDTGEQQAVFETAKYDIVGGTWYDFRKYFTETVNGVWTTPQLIAGGGLSGGEPALYADGGQRYFVLYTMMDPATGKDLPYATRQPEPSPPASTYFFAEGTTRDGFEEWLCIQNAGEEETTVTITYMLETGINVDQVLPVPAHSRMTVNVNEAVGPEHDVSARVAADGFIVAERPMYFRYGPAGWTGGHCVIGARNTSRRWFFAEGTTRGGFAEYLTLQNPSDEVAHVDITYVLGGGTTVPGALDIAPRSRATVDVNSAVGPEQDVSLVVESDTAVVAERPMYFDYRGMTGGHCEVGSTSLSQSWYFAEGCTRSGFDTYICLQNPFAVDAVANLTFVLEDGTTVPQPVPVPATSRQTLRVNDVVGPGRDVSTVVESDSLLLVERPMYFLYGGTWPGGHVAAGVRAPKNTWFFAEGTTRAGFQEWLSLQNPGEVDANVTLSLLLDGGTVRDVGVSVPAHSRTTVAVHAIVEPERDISVVVKSDRAIVAERPMYFLYRDKWPGGHVVPGL; this is encoded by the coding sequence ATGCCGGTTATACGCCTTCCTGGCCGTGGAAAGACCTTCCTGCGCAACCTGTTCATACTCCTGGTGACGTCGGTGCTTCTTGCGGCCCCCGGGGTCGCCCTGTCCGCGGGGGCCGGCGCCCCGGACAGCGTCGTGGCAACTGTAACCGGCACCCCGGTCTACCCTGCCGCCGCCCAGGACAGCGTCCGGCCCGGCCTCGCGGTCCCCGGCCCGCCCGCCGTATCCTCCGGAAACGGTATCGCCGAGGAGTTGGGCCTGTCGCGCCCCTATTACGCTCCCGAGGTGGAGCATGCGTCATCGCCGGAGGGGGAGGGGGAGGAGGCCCTGGAGCGCATCGCGCAGCGCCTCCCCGCGGAACTGCTGCCGCAGTCGCTGCTGCCGCGGGGCAAAGGCGCCGGGGGGGCAGCGGGGGAAGAGGGCTCTTCCACCACGGCGGAAGCCGAGAGCGCCCCCGCCACGGAGGACGGCGATTTCACCGCCGCGGGCACCGGAGGCTGGGCGGCGCTCACCCGTCCCTACCTGCCCGCCGCCGACCCCAGCATCTATTACGGGGTAAGCTCTTACTCCGGGGTGCTCGACGGCAGCGGCAGGATGCACTTCATCTACGGCAAGAGCCGGCGCACCGATATCTCCCTTCCTCCAGACGGGGCTGGCTTCCGGTTGGAATACCTGCAGGATATCCTGTACTGCACCTACGCCGGGGGCGCGTGGGACGTGCCCCGCAACATAACCAGCGTGTCGAGCCCGTGCAGTTCCACCCCCGTCTTCTACGAGGTGGACGACCGCGGCTACTTGCACATCGTCTTCACCGCCTGGATATGGGGACGCGATTCCACCCGCCCCGCCGGAGAGTACGGCGCCTACCAGCACGAGCAGGAGAACCTATGGTACCGCTATATATCTCCCGACGGCTTCATGAGCGACCCCCGCCGGCTCACGGACTTCAGCGGCAGCTGGGGCCTGCAGGGAGCCAATTTCACCCTGCGGGGGAACCGCCTCTGCGGCGTCTATACCGCGGTGCGCAACAACGAGACCGCCCCTTCCTCCTACCGGGCCGTGGAGGGCTTCGTGGAGGGGTACCTGGACGCGTGGCAGCCCGCCGTACAGCTCGCCGCCTGGGACTTCAACGACGACCCCGGCCAGCTGCAACCCCAGTACTGGCCCTCCATCGACGTCTCGGGGATGGGAGGAGAGGTGACCGTGGTCTATGGGGTACGCACCGTATCACCCATCTTGTTCACCGCCAAGATCGACGTTTACGGCTGCGTGCGCGGCGCGGGTGCGGGTGCGGTATGGTCCACGCCGCGCAACATCTCGAGCGCGGCCGGCAACGAGGGCTGGCTGCCCCTGTTCGTCTTTTACAGGGACGGCGCGGACTTCGCCACGGCGTGCACTTTCCGTATGACCATGGCAAGGGACGCCGCCCACCCTCCCCGCGAGGACGCCTTCCTCATCTACCAGTACGGCGGCGTATGGCAGGCGCCGGCCAACATCACCCGCGTCGCAGCCCAGCAGGACGGCTCGTACTTCAACCTCGATCTCGACTCCTTGCAGAACCTTCACTTCTGCTACATGGTGGCCAGCTACGCATGGACAGGCGCCTCATGGGAACCCCAGGGAGCGGATCTCAGGTACACCCGCGAGACGGGGGCGGGGCTGTCCGCCCCGGCGACCATCCTCACCTATTCTCACCAGAGATACTTCCAGGAGATCACCATGGCCATGGACCGTGACGGCAACTCGCACGTTCTCTTCTCGGCCTATATGTATGACGGCGTAACCACTTGGAACAACAACATCGGCCATGCCACCAACGCCCCCGGGGGAGATCCCGGCAGCTTCACCCCTCCCACCCTCATCAGGCCGAACACGGCCTACAGCATCTACGGCCTGACCGCGAGCGCCTTCCCCGACGGCGACGTACTGGCCTCCTGGTTCGAGAGGGGCTTCGACGGCGGAGGAAACCCGGTTTACGGGCGGATGTACTCCCGCCACCGCGACGGGGACACGTGGGGCGACGCCCTGGTGGTCTCCTCCGTCCCCGGCAGCAGCGACATCCTGCATGTCGAGGCCGCATACTGGCCGAGCCACGAGAACACGACCATGAGCGACACGGGCGAGCAGCAGGCGGTCTTCGAGACCGCGAAGTACGACATAGTGGGCGGCACCTGGTACGACTTCCGCAAGTACTTCACCGAGACCGTTAACGGCGTCTGGACCACACCGCAACTCATCGCGGGCGGCGGCCTCAGCGGCGGGGAGCCCGCACTCTATGCCGACGGCGGCCAGCGCTATTTCGTGCTCTACACCATGATGGACCCGGCCACCGGCAAGGATCTGCCCTACGCCACCCGGCAGCCCGAGCCCTCGCCCCCCGCCTCCACTTATTTCTTCGCCGAGGGCACCACCAGGGACGGCTTCGAGGAATGGCTGTGTATCCAGAACGCCGGGGAGGAAGAGACCACCGTGACCATCACCTACATGCTGGAGACGGGCATCAACGTGGACCAGGTGCTCCCCGTGCCCGCCCACTCCCGCATGACCGTCAACGTCAACGAGGCCGTGGGGCCGGAGCACGACGTCTCGGCGCGCGTGGCGGCTGACGGGTTCATCGTGGCCGAGCGGCCCATGTACTTCCGCTACGGTCCGGCCGGCTGGACGGGAGGACACTGCGTGATAGGGGCCCGTAACACCAGCCGCCGGTGGTTCTTCGCGGAGGGGACCACGCGCGGCGGCTTCGCCGAATACCTCACGCTGCAGAACCCCTCGGACGAGGTCGCGCACGTGGACATCACCTACGTGCTGGGGGGAGGCACCACCGTGCCGGGCGCCCTCGACATCGCCCCGCGCAGCCGGGCCACGGTGGACGTGAACTCCGCCGTGGGCCCGGAACAGGACGTGTCCCTGGTGGTGGAGAGCGACACCGCCGTGGTGGCGGAGCGGCCCATGTACTTCGACTACCGCGGCATGACCGGCGGCCACTGCGAGGTGGGCAGCACCTCCCTGTCCCAGAGCTGGTACTTCGCGGAGGGATGCACGCGCAGCGGCTTCGACACCTACATCTGCCTGCAGAACCCGTTCGCCGTGGACGCGGTGGCCAACCTCACCTTCGTCCTGGAGGACGGCACCACAGTGCCGCAGCCCGTGCCCGTGCCCGCCACCAGCCGCCAGACGCTGCGGGTCAACGACGTGGTGGGGCCCGGGAGGGACGTGTCCACCGTGGTGGAGTCGGACAGCCTGCTGCTGGTCGAGCGGCCCATGTATTTCCTGTACGGCGGCACCTGGCCGGGAGGGCACGTGGCCGCGGGCGTGAGGGCGCCCAAGAACACGTGGTTCTTCGCCGAGGGGACGACGCGGGCCGGCTTCCAGGAGTGGCTCTCGCTTCAGAACCCCGGCGAGGTGGACGCGAACGTCACCCTGTCGCTGCTGCTGGACGGAGGCACGGTGCGGGACGTGGGCGTTTCAGTGCCCGCCCATTCCAGGACCACCGTGGCCGTGCACGCCATCGTGGAGCCGGAACGTGACATCTCGGTGGTGGTGAAGAGCGACCGCGCGATCGTGGCGGAGCGGCCTATGTATTTCCTCTACCGGGATAAGTGGCCCGGCGGCCACGTGGTCCCCGGTCTGTAG
- a CDS encoding class I SAM-dependent methyltransferase, which translates to MYAPILPRLKEALQALDCHDIVDLCSGGTGPVLLIQEQLNNREGYPVRVTLSDKFPHLEVLEQAAKGASCEVTFIAEPVDATRVPEGLRGFRTLFASFHHFKPEDARSILEDAARKGEGIGVFEFTGRNPGILLIMLLSPLYLLLFMPFIKPFSWQRIFWTYIIPLAPLVVLWEGMATNMRTYSPQELRELVEDIAENGYTWDIGMVRGTWDLGRVHGIGLHKITYLLGYPSGRVRGA; encoded by the coding sequence ATGTACGCTCCGATCCTGCCACGCCTCAAGGAGGCGCTGCAGGCCCTGGACTGCCATGACATCGTCGATCTCTGCTCGGGGGGAACGGGCCCCGTGCTCCTCATCCAGGAACAACTGAACAACAGGGAAGGCTATCCCGTTCGGGTGACCTTGAGCGATAAGTTCCCGCACCTGGAGGTTTTGGAACAAGCCGCAAAGGGAGCGAGCTGCGAGGTGACCTTCATCGCGGAGCCGGTGGACGCCACCAGAGTGCCGGAGGGTCTGCGGGGTTTTCGCACCTTGTTCGCTTCCTTCCATCACTTCAAGCCCGAGGATGCGCGCAGTATCCTGGAAGACGCCGCCCGCAAGGGGGAGGGGATCGGGGTCTTCGAGTTCACGGGGAGGAACCCCGGCATCTTACTGATCATGCTGCTCTCTCCGCTGTATCTCCTGCTGTTCATGCCGTTCATCAAACCCTTCAGCTGGCAGAGGATTTTCTGGACCTACATCATCCCTCTCGCGCCGCTGGTTGTTCTGTGGGAGGGAATGGCAACGAATATGCGCACCTACTCCCCGCAGGAGCTGCGGGAGCTCGTCGAGGATATCGCGGAGAACGGTTACACCTGGGATATAGGTATGGTGCGCGGCACATGGGACCTGGGAAGGGTCCACGGTATCGGGCTGCACAAGATAACCTATCTTCTCGGCTACCCGTCGGGACGGGTCCGTGGTGCGTGA
- a CDS encoding nucleotidyl transferase AbiEii/AbiGii toxin family protein: MLSSKGIVTELQREVLRVFATVPDAGNYYLSGGTALADFFFAHRKSFDLDLFTGEEGLTLPFSRILEDVLQRSLSVNTVRRLESFVEFEVGTDEDSTRVQLAYDSPFRFGEPLDSDLGVKVNDYKDLIVDKLLAFFGRVESRDAIDLYFILQSEDIWELIRDAEVKDPGFDLYWLAVAFERARDLPDDISRWPVEMIREVDPKRLKEQFLSLAEELMAKIRASGESG, translated from the coding sequence ATGCTATCAAGTAAAGGTATCGTCACAGAGCTTCAACGAGAGGTCCTGCGCGTTTTTGCGACTGTCCCGGATGCAGGCAATTACTATCTAAGTGGCGGAACGGCCTTGGCGGATTTCTTCTTCGCTCACCGCAAGTCGTTCGACCTCGACCTCTTCACCGGCGAGGAAGGCCTTACGCTGCCTTTTTCACGCATCTTGGAGGACGTTTTGCAGCGGAGTCTTTCGGTAAACACGGTTCGTCGCCTTGAATCATTCGTAGAGTTTGAGGTAGGAACGGATGAGGACAGCACCAGGGTCCAACTGGCCTACGACTCTCCTTTTCGGTTTGGGGAACCGCTCGACTCCGACCTGGGGGTAAAGGTCAACGATTACAAAGACCTCATCGTCGACAAACTGCTCGCGTTCTTCGGAAGAGTGGAGTCAAGAGATGCCATCGACCTCTACTTCATCCTGCAGAGCGAAGATATTTGGGAACTCATAAGGGATGCCGAGGTGAAAGACCCCGGGTTTGACCTCTATTGGCTTGCGGTGGCTTTCGAAAGAGCCAGGGACCTTCCAGACGATATCTCGCGATGGCCCGTCGAGATGATCAGGGAAGTGGACCCAAAGCGGTTAAAAGAACAGTTCTTGAGCCTCGCCGAGGAGTTGATGGCAAAGATCCGGGCCAGCGGAGAAAGCGGATAG
- a CDS encoding class I SAM-dependent methyltransferase encodes MELELKKGANAIRRLLLPPIPISISRNFRSIDDSTLERFGAFIKEKYFMDILNGVHGTQCYLNSQEGRRGLEDHIFGRLVNYRKTIIPWLSSIIRLDDLDVLEIGCGTGSLSVALAEQGARVCCLDIDAASIEVAIERFRIYELDAEFIVGNAARRKDVVSKGNGYGLVILSACLEHMTYEERLETIKNAWDLINSNALLGIFDTPNRLWYLDSHTTLLPFFNWLPDEIALQYIKNSPRYSIRNQLFSMVDDANTNLIRCGRGVSYHEIELAIGNYENMSVISYLQQYLKTRSIYHLFHWLTSYGPFYSAFLKKVGPNISNAFFQPTLYLLLEKNA; translated from the coding sequence ATGGAGCTAGAGTTAAAGAAAGGGGCCAATGCAATAAGGAGATTGTTGCTTCCCCCCATACCGATATCAATAAGTAGGAACTTTCGTAGTATTGATGATAGTACCTTAGAGAGGTTCGGAGCGTTCATAAAAGAGAAGTACTTTATGGATATACTTAATGGCGTACATGGCACACAATGCTACTTAAATTCTCAAGAGGGAAGACGCGGTCTCGAGGATCATATATTTGGGAGACTTGTTAATTATAGGAAAACAATAATACCCTGGTTATCCAGCATAATTAGATTAGATGATTTAGATGTCTTAGAAATCGGCTGTGGCACAGGTAGTCTATCTGTTGCTCTAGCGGAGCAGGGTGCAAGAGTTTGTTGCCTCGATATTGATGCAGCGAGCATTGAAGTAGCGATTGAGAGATTCAGAATCTATGAACTTGATGCAGAATTCATTGTTGGGAACGCTGCTAGAAGGAAGGATGTTGTTTCTAAAGGGAATGGATACGGGCTAGTAATATTATCGGCCTGCTTGGAACATATGACATACGAAGAAAGACTTGAAACTATAAAGAATGCTTGGGATTTGATAAATAGCAATGCCTTATTAGGCATTTTTGATACGCCAAACAGACTCTGGTATCTAGATAGTCATACAACATTACTGCCCTTTTTTAACTGGTTGCCCGATGAAATCGCGCTTCAATATATAAAAAATAGTCCAAGATATAGCATCAGGAACCAACTCTTCTCGATGGTAGATGATGCCAATACTAACCTGATTAGATGTGGCCGAGGGGTGAGTTACCATGAAATCGAACTAGCAATCGGAAATTATGAGAATATGTCAGTTATCAGCTATTTGCAGCAGTACTTAAAGACCCGTAGTATATATCATCTTTTCCATTGGTTAACATCATACGGCCCTTTCTATTCAGCATTTCTTAAAAAGGTAGGTCCAAATATTAGCAATGCATTCTTTCAACCAACTCTCTATCTCCTTCTTGAGAAGAATGCGTGA